One part of the Polycyclovorans algicola TG408 genome encodes these proteins:
- a CDS encoding alkaline phosphatase PhoX has protein sequence MNPLLHPIEAQGLSRRVFLRHLLLTAGSVSAATWLTGCGSSGTMPGSQSGRRSPFADMGPLLPADDNGVQLPAGFTSRVVAVFGEPPVASNPSFLWHSDPDGAGVFRTDDGGWILLSNSEARDATTAFGQLPADLQSLASRDSLEVLNSVLGPITGLLPLSPPLIVPFAGGVSALRFDADGTLVDAYPVQRNTTTNCSGGVTPWGTWINGEEIADGFMFECSPLRDGGTPIRLDRFGRKAHEMAAVDVAGRAIYHTEDISGDDRFYRTVFDAQAWPSGGKPDYAQGVLQVLAVDAGLEAARQGPVPIRWVNAVDDGRPQNQVYPPESTIFAGNEGVWFLRDFVFFSTKSDDNIWVIDTLGGTVESIYNPADGPIGSPVDPAEPAMFGVDNICMTLDGEMIVVEDGGDMRAMVLLPDRSTIPLLRLPGNANVTEVTGPAFSPDGRRLYVSSQRALRNGLPAAFGLGGVTYEITLPFAVRVDPPLAAML, from the coding sequence ATGAACCCTCTCTTGCACCCCATCGAAGCACAGGGCCTGTCGCGCCGCGTTTTCCTCAGGCACCTGCTGTTGACCGCCGGCAGCGTTAGCGCGGCCACCTGGCTGACCGGCTGTGGCTCGTCGGGCACCATGCCTGGCAGCCAAAGCGGCCGCCGCAGCCCCTTCGCAGACATGGGTCCGCTGCTGCCGGCCGATGACAACGGGGTCCAATTGCCTGCCGGCTTCACCTCGCGGGTCGTCGCCGTCTTCGGCGAGCCCCCCGTGGCCAGCAACCCCAGCTTTCTGTGGCATTCCGACCCTGATGGTGCGGGCGTCTTCCGCACTGACGATGGCGGGTGGATTCTGCTTTCGAACTCTGAGGCGCGTGATGCCACGACCGCCTTCGGCCAATTGCCGGCCGACCTGCAAAGCCTCGCCAGCCGCGATTCGCTGGAAGTGCTCAACAGCGTGCTGGGCCCTATCACCGGTCTGTTGCCGCTCAGTCCGCCGTTGATCGTGCCGTTTGCCGGCGGGGTCAGCGCGCTGCGCTTCGATGCCGATGGCACCCTCGTCGACGCCTACCCGGTTCAACGCAACACCACCACCAACTGCTCCGGCGGTGTCACGCCCTGGGGCACGTGGATCAACGGCGAAGAGATTGCCGACGGCTTCATGTTCGAGTGCAGCCCACTGCGCGACGGTGGCACGCCGATCCGCCTCGACCGATTCGGTCGCAAAGCCCACGAGATGGCGGCAGTGGACGTTGCCGGCCGGGCGATTTACCACACCGAAGACATCAGCGGCGACGATCGCTTCTACCGCACCGTGTTTGATGCACAGGCGTGGCCCAGCGGCGGCAAGCCGGACTACGCGCAGGGCGTGCTGCAGGTCTTGGCAGTCGATGCCGGCCTCGAGGCGGCACGACAGGGCCCGGTGCCCATCCGCTGGGTTAACGCCGTTGACGACGGCCGCCCACAGAACCAGGTCTACCCACCCGAGTCGACGATCTTCGCCGGCAACGAGGGCGTGTGGTTTCTGCGCGATTTCGTTTTCTTCTCGACCAAGAGCGACGACAACATCTGGGTGATCGACACCCTTGGCGGCACCGTCGAGAGCATCTACAACCCGGCCGATGGCCCCATCGGCTCGCCGGTCGACCCCGCTGAGCCGGCGATGTTTGGCGTCGACAACATCTGCATGACCCTCGACGGCGAGATGATCGTGGTCGAAGACGGCGGTGACATGCGCGCCATGGTCTTGCTGCCCGATCGCAGCACCATTCCGCTGCTGCGGCTGCCGGGCAATGCCAACGTGACCGAGGTCACCGGACCGGCCTTTTCACCGGATGGCCGGCGGCTGTATGTGTCCAGCCAGCGGGCGCTGCGCAATGGCCTGCCGGCCGCATTCGGGTTGGGCGGCGTGACCTACGAGATCACCCTGCCGTTTGCGGTGCGGGTCGATCCACCGCTGGCTGCGATGCTTTAG
- the dcd gene encoding dCTP deaminase gives MSIKSDRWITEMARKGMIEPFAEGQTREVDGQKIISYGVSSYGYDVRCADEFKIFTNINSTIVDPKNFDPRGFVDVKGPVCIIPPNSFALARTVEYFRIPRSVLTICLGKSTYARCGIIVNVTPLEPEWEGHVTLEFSNTTPLPARIYANEGVAQMLFLESDEICETSYKDRGGKYQGQQGVTLPRT, from the coding sequence ATGAGCATCAAATCTGACCGCTGGATCACCGAAATGGCCCGCAAGGGCATGATCGAACCGTTTGCCGAGGGGCAAACCCGCGAAGTCGACGGCCAGAAGATCATCAGCTACGGCGTGTCCAGCTACGGCTACGACGTGCGCTGCGCCGATGAATTCAAGATCTTCACCAACATCAACAGCACCATCGTCGACCCGAAGAATTTCGACCCGCGCGGCTTCGTCGATGTGAAGGGGCCGGTGTGCATCATTCCGCCCAACTCGTTCGCGCTGGCACGCACGGTCGAATACTTCCGCATTCCGCGCAGCGTGCTGACCATTTGCCTGGGGAAAAGTACCTACGCGCGCTGCGGCATCATCGTCAACGTCACGCCGCTGGAGCCGGAATGGGAAGGCCATGTGACCCTGGAGTTCTCCAACACCACGCCGCTGCCGGCGCGCATTTACGCCAACGAGGGCGTGGCGCAGATGTTGTTCCTGGAGTCGGACGAGATTTGTGAGACCTCGTATAAGGACAGGGGTGGCAAATACCAGGGCCAGCAGGGTGTGACCTTGCCCCGAACCTGA
- a CDS encoding CNNM domain-containing protein, with amino-acid sequence MTLLIVFLLLALVISFACSMWEAVLLSVTPSYVTGAIAKGSTTGKLLAEFKKDIDRPLSAILTLNTTAHTVGAIGVGAQANVLFGSAGLDLFGLSLSFEAIIAGAATLAILVFSEIIPKTLGASYWQKFVPFTVTSLKVLIWVLYPLVRMSEGLTRLLKKDGDRPVFSRHDFLAMAEQGQNEGRLDDSETEVIRNLMAFRETTARAIMTPRTVVQAVRADTVISDFLARDDSATVSRLPVYRDEIGTVSGFVLRDDLLAAAARGEQTQPVSNYQREALFVLDRMHLPVLVKRLTQSRTHLAVVVDEYGVTQGVVTMEDVIETLLGLEIMDEADTVADMQALARERVGASQAGTP; translated from the coding sequence ATGACGCTACTGATTGTTTTTCTGCTCCTGGCGCTGGTGATCTCTTTCGCGTGCTCGATGTGGGAGGCGGTGCTGCTGTCGGTGACGCCCAGCTATGTCACCGGCGCTATCGCCAAGGGCAGCACCACCGGCAAGTTGCTGGCCGAGTTCAAAAAAGACATCGACCGTCCGCTGTCGGCGATTCTCACGCTCAACACCACCGCGCACACCGTGGGTGCGATCGGCGTTGGTGCGCAGGCCAATGTGCTGTTTGGCAGTGCTGGTCTGGACCTTTTTGGCCTGTCTCTGAGCTTCGAGGCGATCATTGCTGGGGCCGCGACCCTGGCGATTCTGGTCTTCTCCGAGATCATTCCCAAAACCCTGGGCGCCAGTTACTGGCAAAAGTTTGTGCCGTTCACGGTGACTAGTCTCAAGGTGTTGATCTGGGTGCTCTACCCGTTGGTGCGGATGAGCGAAGGGCTGACCCGGCTGCTGAAAAAGGACGGTGACCGGCCGGTTTTCTCGCGTCACGACTTTCTGGCGATGGCCGAGCAGGGCCAGAACGAAGGGCGGCTCGACGACAGCGAAACCGAAGTGATCCGCAACCTGATGGCGTTTCGAGAGACCACGGCGCGCGCGATCATGACGCCGCGCACGGTGGTGCAGGCGGTACGTGCCGACACGGTCATCAGCGACTTTCTGGCGCGCGATGACTCGGCCACGGTGTCACGTCTGCCGGTGTATCGCGACGAGATTGGTACGGTGAGCGGGTTCGTGCTCCGTGATGACCTGCTCGCCGCCGCCGCGCGGGGTGAGCAGACACAGCCCGTCAGCAATTACCAGCGCGAGGCGCTGTTCGTGCTCGACCGCATGCACCTGCCGGTCCTGGTCAAACGGCTGACCCAGAGCCGCACGCACCTGGCCGTGGTGGTTGACGAGTACGGCGTGACCCAGGGTGTGGTCACCATGGAAGACGTGATTGAAACCCTGCTGGGGCTGGAGATCATGGACGAGGCCGACACGGTGGCCGACATGCAGGCGCTGGCGCGCGAACGGGTGGGGGCCTCGCAGGCCGGAACGCCCTAA
- a CDS encoding catalase family peroxidase, translating to MSSHRFWSTPLMVGTLIAAGGLTGSALANDPVAQVDALEALAGKHPGFRRGQAKGVCASGHFVGTEAGRGLSKASAFSGDKHAVVARFSVGGGNPTATDQSKSARGLALQMTLPNGEQWQMANISAPLYFVGKPELFAPFVLARAPDPATSKPDPDALAAFSKAHPETLKQAAWLAEQPIGGSYAGYRYWGVNAFELTDAEDESQFVRWSFTPQVELAPPDVARLAKLGDDFLADDLARRLEDGPVAFDFHFQLATEDDSRVDATTIWPDSNPRVLAGTLVIDATTPGVGGACDKMMFNPLTLPEGIAPSDDPVLHARPGAYAVSFGRRAGDQ from the coding sequence ATGTCATCGCACCGTTTCTGGTCGACCCCGTTAATGGTCGGCACACTGATCGCAGCCGGTGGCCTGACCGGGTCCGCCCTGGCCAACGACCCCGTCGCGCAGGTTGATGCGCTGGAAGCGCTGGCCGGCAAGCATCCGGGCTTTCGTCGTGGCCAGGCCAAGGGCGTATGTGCCAGTGGTCATTTCGTCGGCACCGAGGCGGGCAGGGGGTTGAGCAAGGCCAGCGCCTTTTCGGGCGACAAGCACGCGGTGGTGGCGCGTTTCTCGGTGGGGGGCGGCAACCCGACCGCCACCGATCAATCCAAGTCAGCGCGCGGCCTGGCGCTGCAGATGACCCTGCCGAACGGCGAGCAATGGCAAATGGCCAACATTTCGGCGCCGTTGTACTTCGTCGGCAAGCCCGAATTGTTTGCGCCCTTCGTGCTGGCCCGCGCGCCCGACCCAGCCACCAGCAAGCCCGATCCTGACGCACTCGCCGCCTTCAGCAAGGCGCACCCCGAGACGCTCAAGCAGGCGGCGTGGCTGGCCGAGCAACCCATCGGCGGCAGCTACGCCGGCTACCGCTACTGGGGCGTCAACGCTTTCGAATTGACCGATGCCGAGGACGAAAGCCAGTTCGTGCGCTGGTCGTTCACCCCGCAGGTCGAGCTTGCCCCGCCGGATGTGGCCAGGCTCGCCAAGCTGGGTGATGATTTTCTGGCCGATGACCTGGCCCGGCGCCTTGAAGACGGGCCGGTCGCCTTCGACTTTCATTTCCAACTGGCCACCGAAGACGACTCGCGGGTCGATGCCACGACAATCTGGCCCGACAGCAATCCACGCGTGCTGGCGGGCACCCTGGTGATCGACGCCACTACGCCCGGTGTGGGCGGGGCCTGCGACAAGATGATGTTCAACCCGCTGACCCTGCCCGAGGGCATTGCGCCGTCGGACGACCCGGTATTGCACGCTCGGCCGGGCGCCTACGCGGTGTCATTCGGGCGTCGCGCAGGCGACCAGTAA
- a CDS encoding HIT family protein: MTIFDHLMAGALPASFVHQDEECVAFMDINPITRGHVLVVPRKSVATLDELDADLRGHLWEVARRVGVAQRQALGSLAQHLLVNDGKGASQTVPHVHIHVIPRYGGDTLRTVTRLIWHISLLAAKRRPRENGRDALEALAQRIAAAMPATGG, translated from the coding sequence ATGACGATTTTCGACCATCTGATGGCAGGCGCGCTGCCCGCCAGCTTCGTGCATCAGGACGAAGAATGCGTGGCCTTCATGGACATCAATCCGATCACTCGTGGCCATGTGCTGGTGGTGCCGCGCAAGTCGGTGGCGACCCTGGATGAACTGGATGCCGACCTGCGGGGGCACCTGTGGGAAGTCGCGCGGCGCGTGGGTGTTGCCCAGCGTCAGGCGCTGGGCAGCCTTGCGCAGCACCTGCTGGTGAACGACGGCAAGGGCGCCAGCCAGACGGTGCCGCACGTGCACATTCACGTCATTCCGCGCTACGGCGGCGACACGCTGCGCACGGTGACGCGGCTGATCTGGCACATCAGTCTGCTGGCCGCCAAGCGCCGTCCGCGCGAGAACGGGCGCGATGCGCTTGAGGCGTTGGCGCAACGAATCGCCGCTGCCATGCCAGCAACGGGCGGTTGA
- a CDS encoding IS5 family transposase produces MRGTDTGQFAMFSYITLERRVPEDHPLRRLRPLVDGLLASMDAEFEAVYSHTGRPSIPPERLLRALLLQILYTVRSERLLIEQLDYNLLFRWFVGLQMDDAVWDRTVFSANRDRLLSTQMARAFFQRVLYLAEWQQLTSDEHFSVDGSMIEAWAGHKSFVRKDGGGPRGGGGGRNPEVDFSGESRSNATHQSTTDPESRLYKKGTYAEAKLRYLTHALSEHRNGLIVDVETTQADGRAEWVAAERMIRRSIRKSGATVAGDKGYDTEAFVGFLKKQGLKAHIARKKTGSAVDGRAARGKAYALSLNRRKRIEEAFGWIKTVGGLRKTRHKGVERIQGQALLTFAAYNLVRMLSLLQPQTIRA; encoded by the coding sequence ATGCGCGGAACCGACACGGGACAGTTCGCGATGTTCAGCTACATCACTCTGGAACGCCGGGTGCCGGAGGATCATCCGCTGCGGCGGCTGCGGCCCCTGGTGGATGGCTTGCTCGCGAGCATGGATGCCGAGTTTGAGGCGGTCTACTCGCACACCGGGCGCCCGTCGATTCCACCCGAGCGGCTGCTGCGGGCACTGCTGCTGCAGATTCTCTACACCGTCCGCAGCGAGCGGCTGCTGATCGAGCAGCTGGACTACAACCTGCTGTTTCGGTGGTTTGTCGGGCTGCAGATGGACGACGCGGTGTGGGATCGCACCGTTTTCAGCGCCAACCGCGACCGGCTGTTGTCGACCCAGATGGCGCGCGCTTTCTTCCAGCGGGTGCTCTATCTGGCCGAATGGCAGCAGTTGACCTCCGACGAACATTTCAGCGTCGACGGTTCGATGATTGAAGCTTGGGCCGGCCACAAGAGCTTCGTGCGCAAGGACGGCGGCGGCCCCCGTGGCGGAGGCGGTGGCCGCAACCCCGAGGTGGACTTTTCGGGAGAGTCGCGCAGCAACGCCACCCATCAAAGCACCACCGATCCGGAATCCCGGCTCTACAAGAAGGGCACCTACGCGGAAGCCAAGCTGCGCTATCTGACGCATGCACTTTCCGAGCACCGCAATGGCCTGATTGTCGATGTGGAGACCACCCAGGCCGACGGACGGGCCGAATGGGTCGCCGCCGAGCGCATGATCCGGCGCAGCATTCGCAAGTCCGGTGCGACGGTGGCCGGAGACAAGGGCTATGACACCGAGGCCTTCGTCGGTTTTCTCAAGAAGCAGGGCTTGAAGGCCCACATCGCGCGCAAGAAGACCGGCAGTGCCGTCGACGGCCGCGCAGCCCGTGGCAAGGCCTATGCCCTGAGCCTGAACCGGCGCAAACGCATCGAAGAAGCCTTTGGCTGGATCAAGACCGTCGGCGGGCTGCGCAAGACCCGGCACAAGGGCGTCGAGCGCATCCAGGGACAGGCGCTGCTGACCTTTGCCGCCTACAACCTGGTGCGCATGCTCAGCCTGCTGCAGCCGCAGACGATCCGGGCATAG
- the apbC gene encoding iron-sulfur cluster carrier protein ApbC: protein MSHNAAPFFAGAVMQDCSPEVLAALDDYQHPLIGQGLVSAGVVGGCVADGTGWRLQLNLPIPARSLAATLQADLPKVLATVLEGPITVDVSSVIGTATLGGALKAYPGIRNIIAVASGKGGVGKSTVSANLALALHAEGARVGLLDADIYGPSQPRMMGADATKPSSPDGKTMLPVMAHGVQTMSIGYLIDASQAMIWRGPMVSQALTQLITETRWDDLDYLVIDLPPGTGDIQLTLSQKIPVSGAVIVTTPQDIALLDARKALAMFNKVSVPVLGVVENMSTHVCSNCGHEEAIFGSGGGQRMANDAGIALLGSLPLDLSIRLNADGGHPTVVAEPDGALARRYRDIAISAAAKLAFGAAGSFPTLEITDD, encoded by the coding sequence ATGTCGCACAATGCAGCCCCATTTTTCGCGGGCGCCGTGATGCAGGATTGTTCCCCCGAGGTGCTGGCCGCACTGGACGACTACCAACACCCGTTGATCGGGCAAGGCCTGGTGAGCGCCGGGGTGGTCGGCGGGTGTGTGGCGGATGGCACGGGCTGGCGACTGCAACTGAACCTGCCGATTCCGGCGCGCAGTCTTGCCGCCACGCTGCAAGCCGATCTGCCGAAGGTGTTGGCCACGGTGTTGGAAGGGCCCATAACTGTTGATGTGAGCAGTGTGATCGGCACTGCCACCTTAGGCGGCGCGCTCAAGGCCTACCCCGGCATTCGCAACATCATCGCCGTGGCCAGCGGCAAGGGCGGAGTGGGCAAGTCCACGGTGTCGGCCAATCTGGCGCTGGCGCTGCACGCCGAGGGCGCGCGCGTGGGCCTGCTGGATGCCGACATCTACGGCCCCAGCCAGCCGCGAATGATGGGCGCCGATGCCACCAAGCCCAGCTCGCCCGACGGCAAAACCATGCTGCCGGTGATGGCGCACGGCGTGCAGACGATGAGCATCGGTTACCTCATCGACGCGTCGCAGGCGATGATCTGGCGCGGGCCGATGGTCAGCCAGGCACTGACCCAGTTGATCACCGAAACCCGCTGGGACGACCTGGATTACCTGGTCATCGACCTGCCGCCGGGCACCGGCGACATCCAGCTCACCTTGTCGCAGAAGATTCCGGTGTCGGGCGCGGTGATCGTCACCACGCCGCAAGACATCGCGCTGCTGGACGCGCGCAAGGCGCTGGCCATGTTCAACAAGGTGTCGGTGCCGGTGCTGGGCGTGGTCGAGAACATGAGCACCCATGTGTGCAGCAACTGCGGCCATGAAGAAGCGATCTTCGGCAGTGGCGGCGGCCAGCGTATGGCCAATGACGCCGGCATTGCGCTGCTGGGCAGCCTGCCGCTGGACCTGAGCATTCGCCTCAACGCAGACGGTGGCCACCCCACCGTGGTCGCCGAGCCCGATGGCGCGTTGGCCCGGCGCTACCGCGACATCGCCATCAGCGCGGCTGCAAAGCTGGCCTTTGGCGCGGCTGGAAGCTTCCCGACCCTCGAAATCACCGACGACTGA
- a CDS encoding type I restriction endonuclease subunit R, with the protein MTKSEAQTRSELVDQHLAQSGWNIKDPTQVIEEFDILTVLPEGAAEPRTRYEGHQFSDYVLLGKDRKPLAVIEAKKTSRDAAIGREQAKQYCHNIQKQLGGELPFCFYTNGHETYFWDLGNAPPRKVVGFPTRDDLERFAYIRRNRKPLTQEFINTSIAGRDYQIRAIRSVLEGIEQKKRDFLLVMATGTGKTRTCIAMVDALMRAGHAEKVLFLVDRIALREQALAAFKEHMPNEPRWPNMGEKLIAKDRRIYVATYPTMLNIIRDKAQHLSPHFFDFIVVDESHRSIYNTFGEVLDYFKTITLGLTATPTDIIDHNTFQLFHCEDGLPTFAYTFEEAVNNVPPYLCNFQVMKIQTKFQMEGISKRTISLEDQKKLILQGKEVDEINFEGSQLEKQVINKGTNTLIVREFMEESIKDANGVLPGKTIFFCATMAHARRIEEIFDKLYPQYKGELAKVLVSDDPRVYGKGGLLDQFTNNDMPRIAISVDMLDTGIDVREIVNLVFAKPVYSYTKFWQMVGRGTRLLETSKPKPWCLEKDVFLILDCWDNFEYFKLNPKGKELKPQLPLPVRLVGLRLDKIEKANDSGHADIAGREIAKLRLQITALPKESVVIKEAAAVLARLEDENFWISLSHDRLEFLRAEIKPLFRTVSEADFKAMRFERDLLEYSLAVLNEDKAQADAIKAGIVEQISELPLSVSFVKQEEALIRAAQTSRYWVKADEDAFDELVAKLGPLMKFREQSTGQEQTHLDLLDELHKKERVEFGPQHEAVSISRYRQMVEALIADLTEHNPVLQKIKNGEAVSADDANRLAELLHEEHPHITEHLLRQVYKNRKARFIQFIRHIMGIELLQSFPDEVSAAFDQFIRAHTTLSSRQMDFLNLLKNFIIEREMVEKRDLINAPFTVIHPQGIRGVFSTAEINDILQLTERLAA; encoded by the coding sequence ATGACCAAATCCGAGGCTCAAACCCGATCAGAGCTGGTTGACCAGCACCTCGCCCAGTCTGGCTGGAACATCAAGGACCCCACGCAGGTCATCGAAGAATTCGACATCTTGACCGTCTTGCCAGAGGGGGCGGCCGAACCGCGTACGCGCTACGAAGGCCACCAGTTCAGCGACTATGTCCTGCTGGGCAAAGACCGCAAGCCACTGGCGGTAATCGAAGCCAAAAAAACAAGCCGAGATGCTGCCATTGGTCGTGAGCAAGCGAAGCAGTATTGCCACAACATCCAGAAGCAATTGGGCGGTGAGCTGCCATTCTGCTTTTACACAAACGGTCACGAAACCTATTTCTGGGATCTGGGAAATGCCCCACCGCGCAAGGTGGTCGGTTTTCCCACCCGTGACGACCTAGAACGCTTCGCCTACATCCGCCGCAATCGCAAGCCACTGACGCAAGAGTTCATCAACACCTCGATTGCAGGTCGCGACTACCAAATCCGTGCGATTCGCTCAGTGCTCGAAGGCATTGAGCAGAAAAAGCGTGACTTCCTGCTGGTGATGGCCACCGGCACCGGCAAAACCCGCACCTGCATTGCCATGGTCGATGCCTTGATGCGCGCTGGCCACGCTGAGAAGGTGCTGTTTCTGGTCGATCGCATCGCACTTCGCGAGCAGGCACTGGCGGCCTTCAAGGAACACATGCCCAACGAGCCGCGCTGGCCCAATATGGGCGAAAAACTGATCGCCAAAGACCGCCGCATTTACGTTGCCACCTATCCCACGATGCTCAACATCATCCGGGACAAGGCGCAGCACTTGTCTCCGCATTTCTTCGATTTCATCGTCGTCGATGAGAGCCATCGCTCCATCTACAACACCTTCGGCGAAGTGCTCGACTACTTCAAAACCATCACCCTGGGTCTGACGGCCACGCCGACCGACATCATCGATCACAACACCTTCCAGCTTTTCCATTGCGAAGACGGCCTGCCGACCTTCGCCTATACCTTCGAAGAGGCCGTGAACAACGTGCCGCCCTACCTCTGCAACTTCCAGGTCATGAAGATTCAGACCAAGTTCCAGATGGAAGGCATCAGCAAACGCACGATTTCGCTGGAAGACCAAAAAAAGCTGATCCTGCAAGGCAAGGAGGTTGACGAAATCAACTTCGAAGGCTCGCAGCTCGAAAAGCAGGTGATCAACAAGGGCACCAACACCCTGATCGTCCGCGAGTTCATGGAGGAATCCATCAAGGACGCCAACGGCGTGCTGCCGGGCAAAACCATCTTCTTCTGCGCCACCATGGCCCACGCCCGGCGCATCGAAGAAATCTTCGACAAGCTTTATCCGCAGTACAAGGGCGAGCTGGCCAAGGTGCTGGTGTCGGACGACCCGCGCGTCTACGGCAAGGGCGGTCTGCTCGATCAGTTCACCAACAACGACATGCCACGCATTGCCATCAGCGTGGACATGCTCGACACCGGCATCGACGTGCGCGAAATCGTCAACCTCGTGTTCGCCAAACCGGTCTATTCCTACACCAAGTTCTGGCAGATGGTCGGACGCGGCACACGCTTGCTGGAAACGAGCAAGCCCAAACCCTGGTGCCTTGAGAAAGACGTGTTCCTGATCCTCGACTGCTGGGACAACTTTGAATACTTCAAGCTCAATCCCAAGGGCAAGGAACTCAAGCCACAGTTGCCACTGCCCGTGCGTTTGGTAGGTCTGCGGCTCGACAAGATCGAGAAGGCCAACGACAGCGGCCATGCCGACATTGCTGGTCGTGAAATCGCCAAGCTCCGCCTGCAAATTACTGCGCTGCCCAAGGAATCGGTGGTGATCAAAGAAGCCGCCGCTGTGCTGGCGCGGCTGGAAGATGAAAATTTCTGGATCAGCCTCAGCCACGACCGGTTGGAGTTCCTGCGCGCTGAAATCAAGCCGCTGTTCCGTACCGTCTCCGAGGCCGACTTCAAGGCCATGCGTTTTGAGCGCGATCTGCTGGAATACTCGCTGGCCGTGCTGAATGAAGACAAAGCACAAGCCGACGCCATCAAGGCAGGCATCGTCGAACAGATCAGTGAACTGCCGCTCTCGGTCAGCTTCGTGAAGCAGGAAGAAGCCCTGATCCGCGCCGCGCAAACCAGCCGCTACTGGGTCAAGGCGGATGAAGATGCCTTCGATGAATTGGTCGCCAAGCTCGGTCCACTGATGAAATTCCGCGAGCAAAGCACCGGCCAGGAGCAAACCCACCTCGACCTGCTCGATGAGTTGCACAAGAAAGAACGGGTGGAATTCGGCCCGCAGCACGAGGCGGTGAGCATCAGTCGTTACCGTCAAATGGTCGAGGCGCTGATTGCCGACCTCACCGAGCACAATCCGGTACTGCAGAAGATCAAGAACGGCGAGGCAGTAAGTGCAGATGACGCCAACCGACTAGCCGAACTGCTGCATGAAGAACATCCACATATCACCGAACATCTGCTGCGGCAGGTCTACAAGAACCGCAAGGCGCGCTTCATTCAGTTCATTCGCCACATCATGGGCATTGAGTTACTTCAGAGCTTTCCGGATGAAGTCAGCGCCGCCTTCGACCAATTCATCCGTGCCCACACAACGCTCAGCAGCCGACAGATGGATTTCCTCAACCTGCTGAAGAACTTCATCATCGAGCGCGAAATGGTGGAGAAGAGAGACCTGATCAACGCCCCCTTTACGGTCATCCACCCGCAGGGCATCCGTGGCGTGTTCAGCACGGCCGAAATCAACGACATCCTTCAGCTGACCGAACGGTTGGCTGCCTAA